TCGTGGACCTTATCGAGCATATTTCCCTTCCGGCATGCACCTGGAGCTCAGTCCGAGCACACGCATAGTCAAGCTTCGAACGGTGCCCTACCGTAGGCAGGCCGCGCAGGAAAAAGCAATGACCCGCTCCGAGTAAATCTCGGAACGGGTCATTGCGAAGAGGTATCGGATCAGAATCCGACACTCGAGGAATCAGTTGCCGGTGAGCTTCTCCCGCAGCGCGGCCAGTGCCTCGTCGGAAGCCAGGGTGCCAGCGTCGACAGGCTCCTCAGCGGAGGAGTAGTTGCTCTGTGCCGGCTCGGCAGGGCGACGCTCGGAGCGGGAGGAGCCGCCGGAGACGGAAGCTTCGGCCGCAGCCTCGGCGTCGGCCTCCACAGCCTTCCGGACCTGGTCCTTGTGCTGCTCCCAGCGCTCGGCAGCCGCGGCGTACTGAGCCTCCCAAGCAGCGCGCTGCTCGTCGTAGCCCTCCATCCACTCGTTGGTCTCCGGGTCGAAGCCTTCGGGGTACTTGTAGTTCCCCTCGTCGTCGTACTCGGCGTCCATGCCGTAGAGGGCGGGGTCGAACTCCTCAGCGTCCGGGTCCACGTCCTCGTTGGCCTGCTTCAGGGACAGGCTGATGCGGCGGCGCTCCAGGTCGATGTCGATGACCTTGACGAAGACCTCGTCGTTGACGGAGACGACCTGCTCCGCCAGGTCCACGTGGCGAACAGCCAGCTCGGAGATGTGCACCAGGCCCTCGATGCCGTCCTCGACGCGGACGAACGCACCGAAGGGAACCAGCTTGGTGACCTTGCCGGGCACGATCTGGCCCAGGGCGTGGGTACGGGCGAAGGTCTGCCACGGGTCTTCCTGGGTGGCCTTCAGCGACAGGGAGACGCGCTCGCGGTCCATGTCCACCTCGAGGACCTCCACGGTGACCTCATCGCCCACGGAGACGACCTCGTTCGGGTGGTCGATGTGCTTCCAGGACAGCTCGGAGACGTGCACCAGGCCGTCCACGCCGCCCAGGTCCACGAAGGCGCCGAAGTTGACGATGGAGGAGACCACGCCGTTGCGGACCTGTCCGCGCTCCAGCTTGTTGAGGAAGGAGGAGCGGACCTCGGACTGGGTCTGCTCCAGCCATGCCCGCCGGGACAGGACCACGTTGTTGCGGTTCTTGTCCAGCTCGATGATCTTGGCTTCGATCTCCTGGCCGATGTAGGGGGCCAGGTCCCGGACGCGGCGCATCTCCACCAGAGAGGCGGGGAGGAATCCGCGGAGACCGATGTCAAGGATGAGGCCGCCCTTGACGACCTCGATGACGGTGCCGGTGACGACGCCGTCCTCCTCCTTGACCTTCTCGATGTCGCCCCAGGCGCGCTCGTACTGGGCGCGCTTCTTGGACAGGATCAGACGGCCTTCCTTGTCCTCCTTCTGGAGAACGAGGGCCTCGACCTTGTCACCGACCTGAACGACCTCATCCGGGTCAACATCATGCTTGATGGACAGCTCGCGGGAGGGGATGACGCCTTCGGTCTTGTACCCGATGTCCAGGAGGACCTCGTCGCGGTCGACCTTGACAATGGTTCCTTCGACCATGTCGCCGTCGGTGAAGTACTTCATCGTGGCGTCGACGGCGGCCAGGAACTCTTCGGCGGTGCCGATGTCGTTGATAGCGACCTGAGGGGCACCGGGGGCGGTTGCGGTGGTGGTCATGTAGTAGGGGCTCCGATATGGATTGTTCTTCTAGGGTCAGTGCACAGTTCTTCCTTAGCACTGAGCGACGGACAAATGACAATAGATATTCTGTGTCAGAGGTCGGATCGACTCTGTGCGCAGAACGCGCCCGTTCAGTCTATATCGCCGGAGCAACCCGCTCAAGCCGCGGGAACGGGCTCAGTGGGCAGCTTCGTGCCAGGTGGCCCCGGTGCCGAGGTTGACGTCCAAGGGAACGTCCAGCTCAGCCGCGCCCGCCATCTTCTCGACCACGAGCTGGCTGACCTGCTCCGCCTCTCCCGGGGCGACCTCGAGGACGAGCTCGTCGTGGACCTGAAGCAGCACTCGGCTTCCGAGCTGAGCCTGCTCGAGGGCAGCGTCGACGTCGATCATGGCGCGTTTGATGATGTCCGCCGCTGAGCCCTGGATCGGGGCGTTGAGGGCGGCGCGCTCTGCCATCTGGCGCAGCTGGCGGCTCTCGCTGGTGAGATCCGGCAGGTAGCGGCGGCGCCCGTAGATGGTGGAGGTGTACCCGTCCTTCTTCGCCTGGGCGACGATGTCGCGCAGGTAGTCGCGGACGGCGCCGAAGCGCTCGAAGTACTCATTCATCAGGTCCCGGGCCTCGTCCACGCCGATGCCGAGCTGCTTGGAGAGCCCGAAGCTGGAGAGCCCGTAGACCAGCCCGTAGCTCATCGCCTTGACCTTGGAGCGCTGCTCAAGGGTGACCTCCTCGGTGCCGACGCCGAAGACCCGGGCGCCGACGAAGCTGTGCAGGTCCTCACCGGCCCGGAACGCCTCGATCAGCTCCCGGTCCCCGGAGAGGTGGGCCATGATGCGCATCTCGATCTGGGAGTAGTCGGCGGTGAGCAGCGACTCGTAGCCTCGGCCCACCACGAAGGCGTCGCGGATCTTCCGGCCGGCAGCGGTGCGGATCGGGATGTTCTGCAGGTTGGGGTGCAGCGAGGAGAGCCTGCCGGTGGCCGCGACCGTCTGGGCGTAGGTGGTGTGGATCCGGCCGTCGTCGCCGACCGCCTCGGTCAGCCCCGTGACGGTTTGCCGCAGCTTCGAGGAGTCCCTGTGGTTCATCAGGTGCACCAGGAACTCGTTCTGCGTCTTGGCCAGCAGGTCCTGGAGGGTCTCCACGTCGGTGGAGTAGCCGGTCTTGTTCTTCTTGACCCCCTGGGTGGGCAGCTCCAATTCTTCGAAGAGCACGGTCTGCAGCTGCTTGGGCGAGCCGAGGTTCACCTCGTGGCCGACCACCGCGTAGGCGGCCTCCGCGGACTCGGCGATGGCCCGCTCGAACTCTGCGTCAAGCTCGGCGAGCTTCTCCTGGGACACGGCGATGCCCGTGAGCTCCATCTGCAGGAGGATCTCGGCCAAGGGGATCTCCAGCTCGTAGAGCAGCTGCTCCGCCTTCCGCTCGGTGAGCTGGGAGTGCAGAGCCGCGGAGAGCGGGTGCAGCAGCATCCCATGGACCGCGGCCGCCGCGAGGTCCGCCTCGGAGACTCCGGGCAGCGGCTCCTCGTCGAAGAGGGACTGCTGGGCGCCGTCGTTCTCCGCGTCCTTGAACTTCTCACCGCCGATGTAGTCCTGGGGCTCCGCGGAGCCGTTGAGGTGCTGGGCAATCAGGTCGGGGAAGCTGAAGCTGCGGCGGTCCGGCTGGATCAGGTATCCGGAGATGAGGGTGTCCTCCACCGCCCCGCGCAGGTGCAGGCCCCGCCAGGCGAGGCGCTTGCCGGCGTCCTTGCAGTCGTGGACCAGCTTGGGCGAGCCCGGTTCCGCCAACCATTCGGCGAGTGCGGTCTCCAGGTCCTGGTCAGCGTCGGTGAGGGAGACGGCGATGCCGGGCGCGGGCTCCTCCGGGTCCTCGCTGGGGGCGACGATGACGACGGCGATGGCTTCTGCGGCGCGTGCGGCGTCGTCGCGCTTGGCCTTGGTGGAGAGCGACTCGTGGGACTTGTCGATGATGACGGCGAGGCCCAGCGGGGCCTCGTGGGCGCTGAGGAAGGCAGAAAGCTGATCGGCATCGGCGGCGATGCCGATCAGCGGAAGGGCATGAGTCGGCTCGGCGCTGAGGTCGGCATCGGGGAAGCGGGCGGCGAAGGTCTCGAAGAGGCGTTCGCGGATCTGGTTGAACTCCAGAGAGTCGAAGAGCGGCTCGACTGCCTCCCGGTCCGGCGGGGTGAGGATGGCCTCCTCCAGTGCGACCGGCACCTCCAGGTCGCGGACCAGGAGATTGAGCTGGAGGTTCCGCTCCACATCGTCGAGGGCGGCCCGCAGGTTCTCCCCCGCCTTGCCCGTGATCTCCTCGGCGTGATCGATGATGCCGCGGGTGGAGCCGTACTGCGCGATCCACTTGGCAGCGGTCTTGGGGCCCACCTTGGGGACCCCGGGCAGGTTGTCCGCGGATTCGCCCACCAGGGCCGCGAGGTCCGGGTACTGGGCCGGGGGAACCAGGTATTTGGCCTCCACGCCCTCCGGGTCCAGGCGCAGGGTCTTGGAGAGGCCGGTGGTCGGGTAGTCCAGGTGGGTGCTCTCAGTGACCAGCTGCAGGGCGTCCCGGTCGCCCGAGACGATGAGGCTCTGCCAGCCGGCGGCCTCGGCCTGGGTGACGTAGGCGGCGACGATGTCGTCGGCCTCATATCCCTCCACCGTGACCGCGGGGATCGTCAGGGCTTCGGCGACCTGCTGGATGAGGCTGACCTGCCCGGCGAACTCCTCGGGCGCCTTGTCCCGGCCGTCCTTGTACTCGTCGTAGGACTCGTGCCGGAACGTGGGGGCGTCGAGGTCGAATGCGAGCACCACGTGGGTGGGCTGCTCCTCCCGGATGAGCTTCAGCAGCATGTTGGTGAACCCGTACACGGCGTTGGTGTACTGCCCGGAGCTGGTGAGGAACCCTTCCGGCGGCAGGGCGTAGAACGCGCGGAATGCCATGGAGTGCCCGTCGATCACCAGCAGCTTGTTGCCCTCAGAAGTCACGTGTCCACCCTACCGCCGGCAGAGGCAGTCAGTAGGGTGGGGGTATGAGCGAGAAGATCGAATACCAGCCCGGATTCCCCATGCCTGCCGCCCCCACCCCCGTGCCCGACGACGCCGAGCGTGATGCCCGCATGGCAGCTATGGGATTCCCACCCGAGTACCGGCAGTTCTTCAGGATCCAGGGAACTCCCCCGCTGTCCGCGAAGGCAGGGATGGTGTTCGAGGAGATGAGTCCGGAGAAGATCGTCTCCAGGATGCCCGTGGCCGGCAACGAGCAGACCATCGGCATCCTGCACGGCGGCGCCCACCTGCTGCAGGCCGAGACCCTCAGTTCGATCGCCGCGCTGCTGCACGTGCGGATCAACCTCAAGGACGAGGAGAAGATTGTGGTCGGCACTGAGCTCGGGGCCACCCACCACCGGCAGGCCCGCGAAGGCTGGGTCTATGCCACCTGCACCCCCATCAACCTCGGCCGTCAGATGACCAGCCACGAGATCGTGATGACCAATGAGGAGGGGAAGCGGCTCTCCACCGCCCGCATGACCAATCTGATCATCGATCAGAGATGAGCCTCAGGATCCCCTCCTCGATCGCCTCGGCGTGACGTTCGGCGGTGTAGCGGCCGCGCACGAGGCCGACCCCTCGCCGACCCAGCTCGCGCAGCCGTACACGGTCTGAGAGGGTCTCGGCGAGGACCGTGCGGAGGTGGGAGGCCGTGCCGTCGTAGTAGCGGCCGGTCTCCCCCTCCACCACGGCTTCGATCTCCGGGGATGAGTCCGGGCTGCCGGCCTCGGCGACCACCGGCACCCCGAAGCTCAGCGCCTGGATGACGTTCAGCCCCGCCCCGCCCACAGAGAGGGCAAGGTCGGCCTGGGCGTAGAGCTGCCGCAGTCGGTCGTAGTCGTACACCGCCCCGAGGAACTCAGCCTTCACCTGCTTCTCCGCAAAGAGACGCTCGAGCCGAGGCCGCTCCGAGCCGTCCCCCACCACGATCACGCGCGGCCGCGGACGATTCTCCGGCCAGTGGGCCAGGGCCTCCGCCAACGAGTCCAGCCGGTGCCGGGCCGTCAGCCGAGACGAGTAGATCAGCGTCGGAGGGTCGGTGTCCTCACCCGTGGGCTCCTCGGGCTCAGCCAGCGCGCACTCCGAATACAGTGAGTTGTAGACCACCTGGATCTTCTCCGCCGGGACCCCATACTCAACCCCCAGCTCCTTGGCCCGGTCTCCGTACACCAGCAGGCCGTCCGCCAGCCGGTAGAGCATCAGCCGGGTCAGCCGCTTGGCACCAGCCTCCGGCCGCTTCCAGCCGTGCCCCCACAGGAAGACCCGGCGCCCGCGCAGCTTCCCCACGGCACCCGCCGCCCAGGCAGACACCGTGTAGAAACGCCCCTCCAGCACGTAGGCGTCATAGCCGCCCCGCCACACAGCAGCCGCATCGCCCACCTGCCACCACCACTGCCCCACGCTCAGGGTCCTGACCGGTGCCGCTCGGCGGAGGACATCCTCGGACGCTGACTCGATCCGCTCAGCCTCACCCGCCTCAGAGTTCGAGAACCGCCCCACCACCTCCATCGCGAGCCGGCCTGAGCGCAGCAGCTGACGAATCAGCGGCTCCCGGTAATGCGAAACAGTGGGCTGAATCTGAAAACGAACACGCGGTTTGGGCACCCGCCCAGCCTAGATGCTAAAGTGGACAGGCGCTCTGCGCGGGGGTGTAGCTTAATGGTAAAGCCCCAGCCTTCCAAGCTGGCTACGCGGGTTCGATTCCCGTCACCCCCTCTCGAAGTTCGGCCTTCCGTCTGCACCCTTGAAGCATCGGGGATTTTCTCCTTCCTCACGTCTGCCGCAGAGCGGCCTCTGGCCTGAAGCTCGCGTCCTGCGGAGGCGTACGCGGTAGCGTTGGTCCCGTGGATCATCAGCTGAGCGTCGTCATCCCCGTGTTCAACAACGGCGAGCTCCTGCGGACCACGTCATTCCCCTCCCTCACCGCCTCCCCTCACTTCGGCGAGATGGAGATCCTCCTCGTCGACGATGGGTCAACCTACGCCGCCACCCGCGAGGCCGTGGCCGAACTCGCCGCAGCCCACCCCAACGTGCGCGCCCACTTCTTCGACGACGGCGGCTCGGGGGCCGGCGGCCGCCCCCGCAGCAAGGCCCAGGATCTCGCCTCAGCCCCCTGCATCACGTTTCTGGACCCCGACGACGAAGCTCACGGCGACGGGCTCTGGGAGCTCTGCCGCACCCTCGCCCAGCACCCCGAGGCGCAGCTGGCCATCGGCAATCAGCTGCGCCGCTACAGCGACCGGACCGAGCAGGTCGACAACCTCAAGCACTACACCCACCAGGCCCTCCACGGTCGCCTCTGGACCGCGGGAGCCGATGTGCTCGCCGCAGCGAAGTTCCGGCCCAGCAACCTCTCCTCCATCGCCGTCCGCCGCGACTGGCTGCAGGAGACCGGCATCCGGCAGATCCCCCGAGCCGCCGGACAGGACTCCCTGTTCTTCCTGCAGGTCTTCGCCGCAGCCGAGCGCTTCGCCGCCCATCCCGGGAACACCTACACGTACCACGCAGAAGTGCCCGGCTCGATGGTCAACACCGTCACCGCCGAGTACTTCGCCAAATGCCTCATCCGTGAGCGGGCGCAGAAGGAATGGCTGGAACGGGACGGGCTGCTGACGGTCTATCTGCGCACCGGGTTCGAACGGGCCTTCGCCTGGTACCTGGGCAGGTTCCGCCGCGTCCCCAAGGATCAGCGGGACCAGGCCGCCGCCACGCTCCGGCAGATCGCCGAGGTGTACGTGGAGAACCCGTCGAAGCACCGCTGGCGGTACCCCCAGACCATGGCGTTCTTCCGCCGTCCCGGCATCCCCTCAGCCGAAGGCCTCAGACCCTGGGCGGCAGCCGCCCGCCGTCGAGCCGCCGAAGGCTCCGAGAGGGTCAGGGGCGCCGCCGGCGCGGGGGAGCTTCGTCCCGGGCGTATTCTGCGCGGCCGCGGCCGATGAGCGAAGCCACCATCCCGAGTCCCTCGCACAGGTAGTAGTCGTCCGTGTAGCTGATGGGGCGGCGACGCGCCCTCGCCTCCGCTCGGCGCAGGGCGCCGTACATCGCCCGCCCCAGCCCCTCCGCTCCGATCCGGACCCTGACCACCAGCTGGGCCGACGCTCGGGAGCCGGCCCTGCGGCGCTGCTTCAGCGCCCGGACGTGGCCGCCGCGCAGCGCACGGGCCCGCAGCCACTCCTGGGTGGCGCGGCCTGCCGGGACATACTCGGCCGCCGCCGCCTCTGCGCACCACCAGAAGACAGCGCCCGCCTCACGGAGCCGGTCGAAGAGGTCGGAGTCCTCACCGCCGGTGAGGTTGAACGTCTCGTCGAAGCGGAACCCTCGGCCGGCTGAGGCCGCCGGCGCGAACCATTCCGCCCTGACCAGCGTGTTGTTTGTGGCCAGCCGCTTGGGGCCCGGGCCCGTGGGTCGGTCGGTGCGGCGGACATAGCCGTAGGAGGCCGTCCACGCGGGCTCGCCGTCCTCGAACACGGGGAGGACGGGGCCGGCCACGGCGTCGGCTCCCGACTCCTCAGCGCAGCCCAGCAGGGCGTCGAACCAGCCGGGCAGAACCTGCTCGTCGTCGTCGAGGAAGACCACCGCCTCAGCGTCGGAGGGCACCGCCTCCAGGCTGGTGTTGCGAGCCTTGACCAGGCCCGGCTCGGGCTGGTGCACGTACAGGCCGCCGGAAAAATGCTCGGCCATCAGGCTCTCGGCCTCCGGCTGGGGAGCATTGTCGACCAGGATGAGGCGCTGCACCCCTTCAGCCTCCAGAGACTCCAGCAGCGCGGCCAGCAGCTCCGGGCGCCGGTAGGTGCAGACCAGCACCCACACGGTCTCCGGGGTGAGGGACCGAGTCATCAGCGCCCGCTCGCGGACGAGTCTCCAGCGTCGTCCGGGTCCTCGTCCTCCTCCTCGTCGAGGTCGTCCTCCTCGGCCTCGTCCGGAACTCCGAACTCGCCGTTCTCGTGCTGCTCGACCAGCTCGATGTAGTCCATGAACCCGCCCATGTTCTCCTGGGCCAGGGACGTGCGCAGCAGGCTCATCATTTCGTCGTCCGGCAGGATGACCTCCGCACCGGCGGAGGTGGTGGCGTGCTCGCCGGCAGGCATGGTGAACATGTGGATGTCGTCGCTGCGCACATCCCGCATGTCCAGGGCGTAGCCGGCCACGGTCTCAGCGTTGAGCCCCTCATCCACGCTCAGGTAGGGGGTCATGCCGTCGACCACGCTGTAGATGCGCTGCGGGTTGGAGAGCGTCTCCGCGGAGAGGAAACGCTCCAGGATCGCCCGGACCACCCGCTGCTGGTTCTCCACGCGGATGTAGTCGCCCGTCGGGAAGGACTGCCGCTCACGCACGTAGCGCAGGGCGCTGCTGCCCTCGAGGCGGATTGTGCCCTCCGGGTAGAAGGCGGGGTTGCGCTGGCCGGCGGAGAAGCTGTGGGGGTTGTCGATGTAGACCCCGCCCAGGGCTTCAGTGAGGTCGGAGAAGCCTTCGAAGTCCACGACCGCGACATGGTCGATGTGGGTGTAGAGCATCTCCTCGACGAGGTCGACTGCGAGCTCGTAGCCGCCGAGGCCCAAGGCGGTGTTGACCCGTCCCATGCCTTCGCCCGGAACCTCGACCCAGAGGTCACGCATGATCGACATGACGTAGACCCCGGAGCGGTCGGCGGGGATGTGCACGAACATCATGGTGTCGGAGCGCTCCGCCCCCTCGCCGGTGGCGTCCCTGTAGTCCTGCTCATCATCCCCGCGGGAGTCGGTTCCCATCAGCAGCATGTTGACGGTGCCCTCGGGGGTCCGGTAGGCGGAGTCGTCCTCGAGATCGAGGCCCTCGATGGTCTCGCGGTTGTCATCGAAGGTGGTCTGCAGGCTCCGCAGGTAGGAGAAGGCGACGACGACGGCGATGATCACCAGCACGGCCAGGCTGGCCATGATGATGCCGGCGATCTTCCAGCCGCGGCGGCGTGCGCCCTCCTTCTTGGGGGCCTCGGTCCGGGGCGAGGCCGGCGGGGGTGCCCCGCCGGCGGCGCGGCGCGCCCGGTAGGGTTCTTCGGTCACCAGCTTCTCCTCAGCTTCGTCCCAGTACGAGGGTGAGAATATCCGCCTCACCGTCCGGTGAGCTGATCTGCTCCACGGTGAGTCGTGCGGCTTCGCGTTCGGCGTCCTTCTTGGAGCTTCCCGCGCCCGTGCCGTACTCGGTGCCGCTGATGGTCAGCGTGGCGGTGAAGGTGCGGCTGTGGTCGGGGCCCTCACCCTGCACGAGGTAGCGGATCTCTCCGAGGTTCTGGGCGGCGGCGAGCTCCTGGGCCGTGGTCTTCCAGTCCTTGCCCGCCGTCATCGCCTCCTTGTCGGAGAGCAGCGGGGTGACCAGGCGCAGCACCAGCCGGCGGGCGGCGTCCACGTCGGTGGAGAGGTAGGAGGCTCCGATGAGAGCCTCCATGGTGTCGGCGAGGATGGAGTCCTTCTCCGCGCCGCCGGTGCGCTGCTCCCCCTCCCCGAGCCTGATGTGGCGGCCGACGCCGAGACGGCGGGCGATGCGCGCCAGCGCCCGGGTGGAGACCAGGGCGGCGCGCAGCTTGGCCAGGTCACCCTCAGGAAGGTCCGGGTAGCTGCGGTACAGGTGGTCAGTGACTGCGAGCCCCAGGACGGAGTCCCCGAGGAACTCGAGGCGCTCGTTGGTGGGGATGCCGTCGTTCTCATAGGAGAAGGACCGGTGTGTCAGGGCAAGACGAAGAGTCTCGGGGTCGATGCTGACCCCGAGACTCTCCAGAAGCTCTTCAGTTGGTGCCACCTGAATCAGGCGTCGGCGACTTTGCGGCCCTTGTACTCGTAGAACAGAGGGGTGTCTGCAGAGTCGGTCACCAGCTTGGCCTGGTGGGGACGGCTGTAGACGACACGGCCGTTCTCCACGGTCTTGACCAGGGTAGGCACCTGGGCCTTCCACTGGGAGCGGCGGTGACGGGTGTTGGAACGGGACTTCTTCCGCTTCGGAACAGCCACGGTTACTCTCTTCTCTCTCGGTGACGGTCAGGTCAGGTCTTCAGTGCGACGAGCGGTCCTCGTCATCGGTCTCATTCAGTTGTGCTGCAAGTCCGGCCAGCTCAGCCCAGCGAGGGTCGAGCTGCTCATGCTCATGGTCCGGGTCATCCTCCATGCGGAACCCGCACTGGGAGCACAGACCGGGGCAGTCCTCCCGGCACACCGGGGCGAACGGCAGCGCGGAGACCATCAGGTCCCGCAGGACCGGCTCCAGGTCCACGGTGAGGTCTGAGCCGACCGCTCGGGTCTCGTCCTCATCCTCCTCGTCGACCTGCTCCCGCGCATTCTCAGGCCAGGCGAACAGCTGCGTGACGTCCACCGTCAGCGGGAAGCTGATGGTGTCCAGGCAGCGGCCGCACTGTCCGCCGACCTGCCCAGAGGCGGTGCCGGTGGCCAGCACACCCTCATGGACCGAGTCGAACCGCAGGTCAAGCTCGAGCTCACTGTGCTCCTCGATGCTGACCAGCGGGGTCGCGAAGTCTGCTGGTGCCCCGACTGTCCGCTGCACAGTCTCACTGCTGCCCGGACTGTCTCTGAGCTCTTTGACGTCCACACTCAACCCGGCCGGATGCAGCGCAGAGGTCTGCTGCGGATGTATCACAGCGCTCAACTCTACCAGGGCTGCGCCATGAGGCGTAACCGGGGGGGTCAGCTCAGCCCTGGAACGAACTCGTCCTTGAGCCAGCTGCGCAGATCCGGGCCGAGGTCCTCACGCTCGGAGGCCAGGGTGACTACGGCCTTGATGTAGGAGAGCTTGTCGCCTGTGTCGTAGCGGCGACCCCGGTAGACGACGGCGTGGACTCCCCCGCCCTCCTCAGTCGGCTTCTTGGCCATGGCCTCGAGGGCATCGGTCAGCTGGATCTCGCCGCCCTTGCCGGGCGCGGTCTGCTCCAGCTCGGCGAAGATCGCCGGGTGCAGCACGTAGCGGCCGATGATGGCCAGGTTGGAGGGCGCGTCCTCCGCGGCGGGCTTCTCCACCAGGCCCTGCACCGGCACGACGCCGTCCTCGGCGGAGGTGTCAGCGCTGCCCGGGTCAATGACACCGTAGGCGGAGACGTTGTCGACCTCCATCACGGCGATGACGGATCCGCCGCGGGCCTGCTGCACCTCGATCATGGGGGTGAGGAGATCATCGGCCGGGTCGATGAAGTCATCGCCGAGCAGCACGGCGAAGGGCTCGTCGCCCACGTGCTGCTTGCCGCAGAGCACCGCGTGACCCAGGCCTTTGGCCTCGCCCTGGCGGACGTAGTGGATGTCTCCGAGATGGGTGGCCTTCTGCACCGACTCCAGCTTCT
The sequence above is drawn from the Nesterenkonia populi genome and encodes:
- the galU gene encoding UTP--glucose-1-phosphate uridylyltransferase GalU gives rise to the protein MSSTSKIRKAVIPAAGLGTRFLPATKAMPKEMLPVVDEPAIQYVVAEGSRAGLDDILMITGQNKKAMEDHFDRAPTLEAALEAKGDSKKLESVQKATHLGDIHYVRQGEAKGLGHAVLCGKQHVGDEPFAVLLGDDFIDPADDLLTPMIEVQQARGGSVIAVMEVDNVSAYGVIDPGSADTSAEDGVVPVQGLVEKPAAEDAPSNLAIIGRYVLHPAIFAELEQTAPGKGGEIQLTDALEAMAKKPTEEGGGVHAVVYRGRRYDTGDKLSYIKAVVTLASEREDLGPDLRSWLKDEFVPGLS
- a CDS encoding YceD family protein, whose amino-acid sequence is MIHPQQTSALHPAGLSVDVKELRDSPGSSETVQRTVGAPADFATPLVSIEEHSELELDLRFDSVHEGVLATGTASGQVGGQCGRCLDTISFPLTVDVTQLFAWPENAREQVDEEDEDETRAVGSDLTVDLEPVLRDLMVSALPFAPVCREDCPGLCSQCGFRMEDDPDHEHEQLDPRWAELAGLAAQLNETDDEDRSSH